CTCCTGCTAAACAACCTTAAAAGGATGTGACTCACTATGTCTCTGTATGCTGAAAAAGTATGTAAACATAAGTTTAACTTCACTGGAGGAGGATCATTTTTTCCTTCTGATTTTTGCAGTTACCAGTGGTAATTCTTTTCAGTACATATGTAACACCCTATCTGGCCACAATGTGGCAGTGTTCCCAGTCAAATTTTACACACAGAAGCTTGTATGTAAATCTTGAAGTATCCAAAAGATGAAACAGAGaaagtgtttcattttgtcTCCTGGTTAACATGGTTACtgcacttttctctttttcccacGGTTACAGTATTGAGTGTCCCTGCCTCTTTTGCACAAGACCAAGGTTCGATTCCCTGATTGAGAGATACTCCTTGTCTTTCTCAACCTTTAGAAAAGCAGAGTGCACACTGTGTGTAAGTCTTGAGGTAGGTTGGTGTTTCAGGGAATAGATTGTCAGGAATAGATCGTCTTTCTGTGCTTGGTTTTCTCTACAGTGtaagaatataaaaatacagatgCAATAAAATTGGTCTTAATTTTAAGCACATGAAAACAGCACAAGCTGCATTTGtatgtctttgtctttttactATGCACTTTATTAACACAGGACACTCAACCCTCATTAGACTAAGCACATAACAGACATCTAttgaataaaacacatttatagttTGCTACTACTTCTACATACATGAGAGATTAAGGCCAACACCTGTAAATATCTTCCCCTTTTCAACTGCCAAATTCTTCTTTTCAttctcataaaaaaaaaacccaactacaTAACAGCTATATTTTCCTGCCACAGCTGGAACCCAGTATGAAAATGGTGTTTAGATTGAATTACGAAATATAGTAAATAATAGAGCAGggtgatatggccaaaaatatttatcacgatatatatttgaaaatttgcgataacgatataactgacgatataattgatgcgagacaaaatacaactccacaacattactagcgcaaaaagacaaccttccatttattttcacttaaacaagctggtttttatgtacattaaagctttataaaaatttaacagtgcaaatgcaaattccttgcttaaagtttaaccaaaaggcatttccagtagaaatgggctgacatatcctgagcataaccatgtataatatccactgaagttaaaaagaggtgctttgcaacattaaactgcagtgtgcagtacgtatttttctgaccataaggtgcacgggattataaggcacattaagcgaaacaaagcagtcagataaatcaaactttattaaactcattcttcttgcttccttcacttctgtaccattgattcattaatgttgaattctctggcagctgcatgttgttgcagtatgactaacctcgtattgtggatggattatctcagttgttctcctgactgaagtttggtccgtttacagcatcctgccatgcgattgcatttgtctctaactatcaggaactttaacgttaacttttataagtggaaaagtgttagtgttcgtcctccagcttcactgtgtttatgttatgctaacgtagctgtgtcgctagcgatcacgtagcacatcattatatagcagctagcccaacttcagtaaccctacaaacgtcactgctgtttagtttcctgtcttcatttatgttggaagtgatagcagagctgtacgtttgatttttttcagaaatctctgtcagaacatgcaatatcatgcttaggtaactagcgaaactagcgagctaacttccgctagctccctgctaacttctaactccgttaaatgtaataaattttgttttcatggatgtctggaagttaaactttatagttacacctggtaaagcagcaatgctgatcgtttaattaaagatgacagaatttagacagtttttaactctcagtgatgctgcagtgttgtttgacctgaagcatacagagtttaggacccagattactcccagatttaagagcctcttagtccgacaaatacgacaataacaatGGCCGCTtacatgttctgcaaaaaaatgtgctttgtcgtgtatctgacggacaaacaccaaaccagttccacatcactgaagttgcaccatttttacaaaccaattctagTTCATCTgattcactcaacaatcggccatgtgcgtatgaaaacaaaggcactgcgcatgcgcgttttactcatattctatcgcgatatttcattttcctatcgttgcccaacattataccggtattaccgtgaacggtataatatgacCCAGCCCTAGTAAATAACTTTGGAAAAGTGCTGTTATGGAGTAGAAATTCAGAAGACTTCATGTCTGGGCTAAGCCCCTGATATTTGAAGGTCCAGATGATTTTCCCTACCTATATCTGTGAAAAATTGTTTCTAATATGTGCAGTATGGATCTTACAGTTTTCCAAGCTACTGCATTTGATCAATAAATCAACATTTCTATGAAGTGGTGCTTTTCCAACTGTCCAAATACGCAATTCTCCTGCTTCCGTATAACAACTCTTCTTCGACCATGGTGTACGCTCTACAACTGCTGTTAATGTTTCTTCTGCAGTCTGAATATTTACTGTCATTTCACCTCCGTGCTCTCTGTAGTATTTATCATTACCTTCTTTACCTACATTAATCAATATAGGAGGTCACTAGACGTTATTGTATTATTGAGTAACTTTCATGTTTTAATTCCTGCTATTTCAGTCGATGTCGGTGGTAAATAATCTGTACATTTTGCATTTAGTGAAATACTATACCTACTGCTTTTGGCCTTAATAATACACATCAATTTTTTCTCATTAATGAAATGTTTGAACCACTGGTTCCCCACAGTGCTATATGTGGTGAACTTGCCCCACCATAATCATTTCCCTTGCAGACGTTCACCAGGAAAATATATTCCGCTGTGGTGGCGAGAAGGCTCTGGCACCCTGCTGATCCCTGGATTCAGGAGTAATGTGAAATGGCCACAAAACAGTAAACCAGATCTTCACCCTTGTTTGACAATGGGTGATGGACCATCCAGGATTATGGATTATGTCCTTTTGGGTTCAATATTCCAGGCCATTAGGTCCTCATATAATTTGGGCGAGAGCTGCGTTTGCAATCTTCCATCAAAGTGGAGAAACACAGATTCATGTTGCTATGCTTGAATGCTTCATAGTTTGGTGTTAAGCAGCTTAATAAACAAAAAgatacaaacaaaaaacccttctTATGGAAATGGTTTGCAGTGGAAACACTGACTGAATGGAAGGGACAGATTGCTTTCTTTTGTAGATTGTCTCATAAGAAGTCATTTAAAAGTCATCAGTGATCAGGGTGATTGCACTTGGCCCAGCTGTGATCATTTAACTGAAGAAAACGTGAAGTGTTATTCTACTTACTCGGTTATATACTTTGATTTTGTTTCCACTGTTGAGAACACACAGGGTGATTTTATACTACAAATGTACATGTGTTAGTCAAAGATGAACAGAAAAGTGCTGTTGCATTAGCACTATATATTTTATATGAATAAGGGCCATACCCCATTGAGTCcttccagttaaaaaaaaaactgcgaTTTAACAGTCGTTTTTAAATTCAGATCTCTTAACATCCAGCAAATGATAGGTGGGGTGTGTTTCGCTACTCCAAAGCAATGACGGTAGAAAATAGGTCCAAAGTCTCAACGTGGACATCTATGGGGACTTTGGAGCCTCAAGGGGACATAAGTGGAACCGCAACTTTTAGTACCTCGCTGTTGCTTCACGTTCAGCTGTGGCACCCGCTGCTGGGAGCCACGGCGGATATCGATGCAGTGATGCGCAGTAGGAGGATGCTTTTAATCCctcagtttttaatttttcacaaATTTTTTCCCAGCTCAGTTAAATTTCAGCTCTTAGATATTATACATGTGTTTTAAAATTCAGTTTAACTATTCAGTTGAGAAGGAGGGCGCTCTTTCAACCCTGGAACTGAATCTTTCCACTTTTCCACTCCCAGTGGAACATTTCAAGGACCTCATGGACTGACGCACTGACTCATTTGGGAGGGTTTCCGGGATCAAAGGATTTACAATATCGTTTCACAATTAATCAAGACGACGAAAAGAACGATACAATGCTGACAAATCACGGAGGAAGTCACCCATCTCGCAACAAGTATCGTTTCGGAAAGAATAATCGAAACACACGGACAGTTTTGGTTAGGTTTCAATTCCTGAGAATGACCCGCCCAGCTGAAGTCTTCTTCCTCAGTCTTCTCTCATCTGTATCCTCCGCAAACAAGGAGGAGAAGCCTCTTTGTTTTATTGCTCTCCAAAACCGCTACATTAACCTGGCTACGGAGCTCAGCTTTAAACCGAGAGGACTGAAGAGCGGACTGAATGAAATGTGAGTGAGTTTTGGTCAGTATTTGTTTTGAGCCTTCATTGTTATAAAGATAAATGGAAAAATAGTAAATGCGTAGTAAGGATGCAACCAGTTATTTTTTGTGGTTCTTCGTTTTACTTTACAGGGTTTGCCTTTCTATGATGACACTTCGCTTACTTATATTACCTTACATTACATATCTTCCTGTCTCCACTTAATACCTACTGTATCACATCTAAAAAGACTTAACCAGAAAGCAATTAACCAGTTTTTGAATGATTCTGTTGGTTCTGTTGCCTTAAGTCTTTTGGATTTGTGGGttgaacaaaaacattaaacactAAAGCCACTTCCTGGTTTTATTCTAACCTCTAGCTGGCATTGTAGAGCACACCACTGAAACCACTGGTGTGCTTCTGAATCAGAagtacggaagaggattagaACCATTAAAAAATGTGGGGAGTAATTTGGAATTGTAATAGAAAATTTctattattctcatttaaagtgtttaagtAGCTTATGCATATGCCTAGTTTTAACACTGTAATAGACTGTTCAGTGTAAGTTTCTAAAACTATATTAACTTATTTCAGCCTCAGTAGTTGGAGAAGACAACTCCCTTTGCAGGTGCTAATAACGAACAAGGGCACAAAACAACGAGCCTCGTGATGTGTGGTGTGATAAGTTTGTGACTTTTTCCCTCTTCCTTGTAATGGATAAAGAAGTGGGAGCACTACTTCTGTTTCAGAGCTCTCATGACTTtagaactgtgatgtttgatttGTGTTAGCTCTCCTGCTTACAGTAATTTAAATGCCTTGACCACAGCTGACCgtgttgcagactttataaACTGAAAATTCCAccacatatttttttctttgtgatttccagtggccctaatcctcttccatacagagaaaacagatatGTTTAAAATAATTGAGCTTAATTACAATGGGTATGCTGGCTGCAAAGAAACTTATTCTTTTACAGTGGCGGTCTTCTTCGGCCCCGTGTTTTAACAGGTGGCTTAATGAGATGGTGTCTGTGGCCAGGGTAGAGCAGATAAGATTTGATAGAGAGGGGAAACTGGCGAGTTTTTGTATGATTTGGCAACCATTTCTAgaattcttaaaaaaataactgatcATAATTCATGCCTCACACTCCGCgtgaattattttatttgtttgtttttttttccgttttttcttttttttccttccttttccttttcttcttttttcctttcttttttttcctttcatgcttataatttcacaaatgttaaaaacaatagCTGTTCTTGGTTGATTTCGTATAATCATGTTATGTTtaatttaaatgcaaaaataaaatttatgaaaaaataatttaacttAGTAGCAAAACTACTGTTATTGTAGTTGTAATAATTGTCCTGAACATAATAAATTCAGATTTCTGTTTCACTGACACTAAATCATGCTACAAATTCGACTCCAAAACTGATTATTGTATTGCAACGGGGTTACTACAAAAAATTCAGGCAGCTTTCTTAATCCTAATAATGTATGTAAATGGTTTTTCTTAATTTTGTATCATTAGAATATATTTCACCAAGGACCACACTGGAAAACAGGATCATGTCAAGGGCTTGACATATGTACTTTGCTTTAATTCAGTCAGTACACAGTTCCACAGAGGCTTCTCATGCAAGCACACACTGCACCATACAACTGACTCAAAACATCTTACTATGTAATATGCCACATAGTGCACCTGAGCCAAAGAGCAGAGCCTTCTGCCAATAagccagctgcacatgaaaattcaacttttctttaaaacTGATCATTACTCCTCACTTTGAGATCAGTGAACCTCCGTTTCCTCTGCCTTCACCACCTTCACTTCAACACAGAGTTCAGCGTCAATGGGGCCTTCTCACACGTACAACTTACCTATACCAAGCACATTAATTTATAATCCTGTATTATTATACGTATTATCGAGGCTGCTGTCTCGATGTAACTAAACATCctctttgaaataaaaaagaactgaactgaactgaggaTAAGTGGTGAGACCACAGGCTGCTTCCTGGTTTTAAGGAAGGAAGCAGTGTTTCTGTATCTTGCTTCTCTGTTTGTTCCTTGCATGTGTGAATGCAACAAAGAGCTGTGTTAACTGCCGACACTTTTCAGAAGTGTTTGTAAGGTCATGCAGTGATCTCCAACACAGGTCTGTTTCTAATGCAGTACAGGCCTGAACCCTATCAAGATCTAAGCTCTGCGTCCTGGCTCCTGTGTGCAGAAACCTCTCTAGAGTCTCTGaatctttcatttattaaattgtTGAAATAATTGCCCAGTTTCATAGAATGATGAATTCCCcatatttactttaaaaacgCTCACCTTCTCTGGGATGTTCTTTCAAAAGACAGTCAAATTATACaaattttattcaaaatattTGTTTAGCACTATactgtttttccagtttttagTTTCACAGGTGCCAACTTATGGTAACTTATAGGTTTTCAGCAATATATGCTGCCATCCAGATTACATCTTTTTCAAGTTCTTACTTATTTCATGAAGACAATGCTAAGTCATATACTACATGAATTCCAATTGTGTGGTTGCTGGGTAACCAATTGCTAAACAGCCCACCCTGTAATCAATACTTGGCACCTATCGAGACCACAGAAATAAAGGAGACCAAAAACTGTATATATACTGAAATCCTGTATAGCAAAGCACATCTTAACGATTATTGAGATTAACAATGTCATACATATTCCCCCTGAAACTAAATAAATTAGTCTCGTTGGTTCTTAAATCCCTCCCTTGTTACTCCTAAACTGCCTCAGCCATGTGTTTATAATACTTCTACTTTTTTGCAGCATTACCAATATGTGTGAAAAGTTGACCAGCCATCATTGATGATCAGGAAAAATTAAGGTGAGGCTGAACTTGCTTAATTTGAGTTACAATCAATACAGTTACTTTTCCTCTATTGCTAATATttctatttaaattattttgtagCATCACTAATCTATATTTGTGAAAGAGGAAGCAGTACTGTCATGGCAGATCAAGGTGAAATGAAGGTAAGTAAAAATTGAAAAATGCttcaataaaacaaatattaagAAGTGAGCTTTTATAAATTAAAACATAGGTTCATGTTTTAAACTGTTCCACATAATACTAGACATATTCACTAAATATTGAAGTGTCTAATAATTAATTTAGAAATTAGGAATGTTAACTGGACTTTATATTTCAGTGCCAGGAAGATGATCTGTCATCAGACATACAAGATTGGAGTAAACATCAAGTGAGGCAATGGGTTCTCCAATTGGATCGCGTGGATGACAAAGTTGCTGAAATATTGTTTAATGAAGACATCAATGGTGAAAGTCTTCTGCTTTTAGATACAACTGACTTAACCAAAATTGGTGTGACTTTTGGACCGGCTAAACTTCTCATTCGTGCCAGAGATGAAgttgtgaaatttaaaaaagaagagcCAGTAGGTTCTAGAAACCAGCCTGGGAAACCGTGCAAGCCGTATCCATTTTGTAGATACCACGATACATTCAGATACACGGAAAGCAGCATTCTTGATGTTACAGAATCAGGTGCCTCAGATTTGATTGAACCCTGCCATGAGTACAAAGCTTTCACCAGCACAACAGAAGAAACTAAAATGAAGAAGTTCACATCTGAGGTCATTCGCTTTGCAGCTGCCTGCATGAACAGCCGCACCAACGGCACCATACATTTTGGAATAGGAGACAAACCGGAGTTCACCCACGGTCAAGTGTTGGGAGTGGTTGTTGAGGACAGAGAGGCTTTTGCAAATGAACTAAAATCTGCCATTAATGGGTGTTTtgaacataaacataaacaagCTGCTCAGACATGCATCAAACCTCCACGATTTGTTGaagttctcaacaagaacacgACATTATCTGACAAATGTGTCATAGAAGTCGACGTTGTTCCAGAGACTACGATCTGTAAAGAAAACGGCTACCACACAAACACCATAAAAAAGGGcaagaaaaaaggcaaaatgaaagaaactgaATCAGAACCATCAAAATGTTTCTTTATCCGTGATGGTGGTAGCAGCAGAGATCTTCTTGTGCAACCAAACAAGCGAGAGTACGAGCAGTTTCTAGAAAGTATGGCTCAGCAATTAGAACTCCGGAAAAAGGCAGAAGAGAAGCACCTCAGTGTGATAAAAAACAGCACTCAGGGCTCTAGactcagtcacatgatcactgGTGGCTCTCTGTCTTTAGATAAATCAAATGTTGAGCAGTATGTGATAATAACTAACAAATCATACCCAAGCCAGTTAGATTATCTAAAATTTCTTGTAGATCTGAACCCAACAGCAGTGTTGGACTTTGATCCAGAATCAGCTAAAGAGGGATTAGAGCAATATTTTGACCAGCAGAGCCCAGTAAATATTCATTCACCGGCACGATATAAAATCACAGAAGGAGTTGAAGACATTGCGAACAAGTTGAAATTAACGCAAAACACCAGCTGGGTGTTCTGCAATGGAGGCATTGAGCATGAGTCGCCCTCAGACATTGACCAGTGGTTAATGGACAAGGGAGCCTCCATCAGAGATGTGATTTCCTTCTTGTGTCGCAAAGATGTCCTTCCAAACAAGAGGTTCCTcgtcatttttttaattttgtcaaGAGTAAGTGAGAAGATGGACCCCCTTGTGGAGACTTTCAGTACATTCTGGCAGGAACTCAGAGGCACAGATCAGATCCTTTGCATATGTGACAATGACAAAGCATTCAACTCCTGGAGAGACTTAATTGAGGCTCGATGTGGAATCAACATCTCAGGTAGATGCATACATGATCTCAGCTTTGCAGAAGTCAATGGCACTATCCTTAGCCTTTGGTCAGAGAATCGCAGATCCAGTCGTTTCCTACCGTGTGGTGGGGGAAGCAAAGTGCTATTTGAGAAGAAAGTGGAGCGAAGTCTGAGTACCTTAGATGTCCTTTGTGTGAACCAATGTGAAGGaggaaatgaggaaaaaaatgtgataGAGGAGAACTTCTACAAGGGTGGAAAGGTGACGTGGTGGAATTTTTATTTCTCGGAGCAGCCCGGATCCACACCGTTTATCAAACGAGACCACTTTGACTACATCAAGGATACAATCATACCTGATTTATCCTCTCTGAGAAAAGCCTGTGTGTTGTTTAACCTCATGCATGTACCTGGATGTGGTGGGACAACTTTGGCCATGCACATATTGTGGTCTCTCCGGAACACATTTCGTTGTGCTGTCCTCAGGAACAACAATGCTGACTTTGCTGAAGTAGCCAGTCAGGTGACCAAACTTCTCATGTATAAATATCAGGAGCAGCTGCCAAGTGTCCCTGTTTTGCTGATGATAGATGACTTTGATGATATGGAAAAAGTATTTGACTTGCAGCAGCTCATTGAAAAAGAATGCGAAGAGAAAAAAATTCAGTCTAAGTCTGCGCAGGTGGTTGTCTTGAACTGCATGAGATCAGAGTCTTCTGAAACGACTGGGCAAACTGCAGATACTGTATTCATTGGAAATAATCTCTCTGAGAGGGAACAGAAACAGTTTGAGGAAAAACTAGTCGAAatagagaaaacttacaaaaacactgaaacattcTATGGTTTCATGATCATGAAGAAGAACTTTAAGTCAGAATACATTGAGAGTGTGGTCCGCAACACACTGAAGAGCTTCAATATGAATCAGAAAAATGCCCAGCTTCTTGCAGTTTTAGTTCTGTTGGATGTTTACTGCCACGGGGCCTCTCTatcagtctctctgtgtgaggaaTTCCTTGACCTTCAACCAAAACCGTTTTGTGGATCCAACAAAGTTGAATGTGGTTTTGGAAAATTTTCTACTTTTATAACCAGCTGTTCAGTTCAGGGTAAGGTAGTCTTCAGAGCTGTGAAAATGATTCACTCAAGAATTGCAAAGCAGTGTTTGTTGGAACTTAAAGCAACACACAATGTGAAAAAAGTTGAAATTGCTGACCTTCTGCTGAACACAGACACGTTTTATGAAAGCACACAAGGCAAAAgcaagctcctgcaagatgttcACCACATTTTGGTCAAGCGATATCATGAATTAGAGGAATCACAGTTCTCTCCACTCATTCAGGACATTGCACATGAAACACCTGGACTGGAAGAGATGGTGTTAAAAAATGCCTCAAAGAGATATGAGAAAGATCCCATTGTCTCCCAGTTACTCGCCCGGTACTATTACCTAAGAAAGAAAGATTTTGTAGAGGCAAAATTTTgggcaaaaaaagcaaaagatctTTACAAAGACAACTCCTATATTGCAGATACATCAGCACAAGTGATCAAGCATGAGCTCAAGAATGCCATTGCAGACTGCAAGGAAGAACCCATCCGTCCagagaaactgaaaacactTCTGAAACTGGCTCAGTCAGCATTGGAAGCATTCCAGGAAACACAGAACCTTGCAAAGAAGGAGTCACTCCAACGATtacaaatcaaaacagacaactGTACTTTCAACACCTCTGGCTGCCTGGGAGAAATTCAGGTTGGTGTGCTTGTCACTGATGTGCTGGCAAAGACCCCTGTGTTCTCTTCTGATGGTCTTCGTCATGACATAATGAGCCAGGTTCTTTCTGGAGATCTTAAACTTTACGACCTAGAAAGTAAGGATCGTTGGCACACCAAAAACAAACCCTACTATGTCATTCTGAAACAGTTTGAGGATGTACTTTACAACCTCAAATACAGGATGAAGAAGAACATAGACTTCCTTGACAATTTTTATGTAAATCTGGGCTCCAGATTTGGAATGAAAGATAGCCGTGAGCAAATGTCCCAAAATGAGCTTTTCAGATGTTTCAGAAATTATGCAAAGGTTTTCTGTAAGACAGATTCTGCATCTCTTTTGAAGAATAAAACCTTGTACACTAAGTTGGAACTACACCAGACGAGACAGTTCCTGGAAGAGGAAAAGGCTGACACCTATTCTGGGATTCTGAGCTGTCTCTCAAATGAAACCTCAACTGCAAAGTTGGAAAAGATTGCTAGACAGTATCTCTTTATTTGGCAGTGTAACCCAACTCCAAAGGAGAAAGTGAACTTTATCTATGTCAATGTTGTGTTGAGTCGTCTTAAACTGGGATCACATCTGTTACAGCCATATGAAACCATGGTAAATCTTCTCCCCCAAGTTCTTTGTGGGCAAATCCCACTGAGTGAGAGTTTGCCGCTCTACTTCATTGCAGTTCTGCTGTTATGGCCAGAGCCAAACCGTCCGGTATACAGAGAACTTGGAAGGTACATCTCACAGATGAAAACCTCTTATCATGCAGAGATGAAGGAAGTGTACAATGGCAAGAGTCCCGTTATTCATTTCCTCCTGGGAAAGAAGCCTGGTTATGAACGACTGGTCCACATTGGAGAGATCAAAAAGTGCATCGTGGATGGGCAACAGCAGTTTGCCTCCATGTGGGGAAGTGGCACAATATGGAAGGAGAAGAAGGTGGAGGAGCTCCTTTATAGGGTCACAGGGGAGGTGCATAGTGATTGCATAATGGCAGATACTGGTCTTCCAGTCACCCCAATGTATCGGAGCCAGATTAGTGGGCATGCAGAGGGGTCAAAAGTGTCATTCTTCATAGGTTTCTCCATGAGAGGACCTGTTGCATTTGACATTGGACAAAAATGATTATGCATGGTCATGACAGAGATGAGACACGCTAGCTTTTTCTGGCAGAGTTTGCACTGGACATCTGCATAATTGTCGTCTTTGGCTTATATGTGATTATGTTTTCCTGTGTACTTTACATAAAtgatgtttgtatttttgttattgttgcaAGGGGTGGGGGCATTTGTCATACAAAACCTTTGACCAATGTCTTAACAACATTTACACTGTAGCTCACAAGTCACtgcaaatgttagtcttttttAATAACTGATATGTGATATTTGAAAATGAATGTAACTGTTACTGGTTGGCGCGTTTTAGGTTATATGACTGAAAGTGATATATGATGGATTTAATAGTAtagttaaatcatttttatagtaCATTTATATTTGATTTGTGTACTTTTGTACTACTAATTTTTTGCATAATGATTATTTGATTAATACAACTAAGTTGTATATGAAGTTGTCTAACGTTTAAAATTCCAACACTTGACGTTTTATCATATTGTCTTATATTActtttgcagtttttgcaacatgatttgttttttggtttccaTGTAAACTCTAGCACTGAATTTTGCAATACCTTTTCTACCTAATAAAGATGTACTGCAACATTACTATGTAAGGGTTACTTTAAAATGCACTGCACATGCACTCTAATAGTTATATGTAGACTCCAGAAATGAAGAAGTGCATAACTATGTTCAAATTAGGGGGGAATGAAATTGAATGGATCAGTTTAGGTCATATGCAAAAGCTCTAAGAAGCATTTGCATTATATAACCCTGTGACTGCTCCTCATACAGCCTAAAGTGTGAGGTGCTTTATGCTTTTTTTGGATGACAGACCAAAAAGGAAGAAATAGTATTTATGAAACATTAAACAATGCAGGATATATAGTTAAAAATGGATAACTACAGTTTATTGTCATGCAAACAATAAAATGCATATATTCAGGCAGCTAATATGTTAAAAAGTGAATGGTTAACAGGGCAGTGCTGCCCTCTTTTATCTTCCCATCTACTTCCCCCCTGCCCTGCACAGGCTTGCGAACACACGGGCTCCACATGGTGTTACCTATCATTATACCTGTGGGTCAGGATGATAGGTAAAGTATGGAGTCTCGCTGAATGTGGGTGCTACTTTCTGGGCTTTGTGAGTATAAGTTCATGGCCCCCAGAGACACATCtagtctctctcacactcatgGCTAAGCAGCAGGTGGCTCACCATGTGACACACATCAATAAGAGATTA
This window of the Maylandia zebra isolate NMK-2024a linkage group LG16, Mzebra_GT3a, whole genome shotgun sequence genome carries:
- the LOC101471503 gene encoding sterile alpha motif domain-containing protein 9, with protein sequence MADQGEMKCQEDDLSSDIQDWSKHQVRQWVLQLDRVDDKVAEILFNEDINGESLLLLDTTDLTKIGVTFGPAKLLIRARDEVVKFKKEEPVGSRNQPGKPCKPYPFCRYHDTFRYTESSILDVTESGASDLIEPCHEYKAFTSTTEETKMKKFTSEVIRFAAACMNSRTNGTIHFGIGDKPEFTHGQVLGVVVEDREAFANELKSAINGCFEHKHKQAAQTCIKPPRFVEVLNKNTTLSDKCVIEVDVVPETTICKENGYHTNTIKKGKKKGKMKETESEPSKCFFIRDGGSSRDLLVQPNKREYEQFLESMAQQLELRKKAEEKHLSVIKNSTQGSRLSHMITGGSLSLDKSNVEQYVIITNKSYPSQLDYLKFLVDLNPTAVLDFDPESAKEGLEQYFDQQSPVNIHSPARYKITEGVEDIANKLKLTQNTSWVFCNGGIEHESPSDIDQWLMDKGASIRDVISFLCRKDVLPNKRFLVIFLILSRVSEKMDPLVETFSTFWQELRGTDQILCICDNDKAFNSWRDLIEARCGINISGRCIHDLSFAEVNGTILSLWSENRRSSRFLPCGGGSKVLFEKKVERSLSTLDVLCVNQCEGGNEEKNVIEENFYKGGKVTWWNFYFSEQPGSTPFIKRDHFDYIKDTIIPDLSSLRKACVLFNLMHVPGCGGTTLAMHILWSLRNTFRCAVLRNNNADFAEVASQVTKLLMYKYQEQLPSVPVLLMIDDFDDMEKVFDLQQLIEKECEEKKIQSKSAQVVVLNCMRSESSETTGQTADTVFIGNNLSEREQKQFEEKLVEIEKTYKNTETFYGFMIMKKNFKSEYIESVVRNTLKSFNMNQKNAQLLAVLVLLDVYCHGASLSVSLCEEFLDLQPKPFCGSNKVECGFGKFSTFITSCSVQGKVVFRAVKMIHSRIAKQCLLELKATHNVKKVEIADLLLNTDTFYESTQGKSKLLQDVHHILVKRYHELEESQFSPLIQDIAHETPGLEEMVLKNASKRYEKDPIVSQLLARYYYLRKKDFVEAKFWAKKAKDLYKDNSYIADTSAQVIKHELKNAIADCKEEPIRPEKLKTLLKLAQSALEAFQETQNLAKKESLQRLQIKTDNCTFNTSGCLGEIQVGVLVTDVLAKTPVFSSDGLRHDIMSQVLSGDLKLYDLESKDRWHTKNKPYYVILKQFEDVLYNLKYRMKKNIDFLDNFYVNLGSRFGMKDSREQMSQNELFRCFRNYAKVFCKTDSASLLKNKTLYTKLELHQTRQFLEEEKADTYSGILSCLSNETSTAKLEKIARQYLFIWQCNPTPKEKVNFIYVNVVLSRLKLGSHLLQPYETMVNLLPQVLCGQIPLSESLPLYFIAVLLLWPEPNRPVYRELGRYISQMKTSYHAEMKEVYNGKSPVIHFLLGKKPGYERLVHIGEIKKCIVDGQQQFASMWGSGTIWKEKKVEELLYRVTGEVHSDCIMADTGLPVTPMYRSQISGHAEGSKVSFFIGFSMRGPVAFDIGQK